Proteins co-encoded in one Neodiprion lecontei isolate iyNeoLeco1 chromosome 3, iyNeoLeco1.1, whole genome shotgun sequence genomic window:
- the LOC124293507 gene encoding odorant receptor 4-like, translating to MAKNFIRVAVPLVFSSSLVYFAKPLCVHLTSIQENDTIIFNLPYRVHLFHNISNVAVYSLIYTLQAPLVLIATFGYTGSDCLMVTLTLHVCGELSVLANRVENLNCDTQGCKENIRAVVSKHVHLIRMARSLEDAFNTVLLGQLFGGTFLICFLGYSVLANTTEGQETDLLNFSLYGFSVVVLLFVYCYIGDCLTNENVKLRNAFFNCRWYNLPTKESMMFVTCIIQSQKPLHLTAGKFYVFSLSRFSDVIRSSVAYLSVLRNLM from the exons ATGGCAAAGAACTTCATTCGCGTTGCTGTACCTCTTGTCTTTTCCTCATCACTCGTGTACTTCGCAAAGCCTCTGTGCGTCCACTTGACATCAA TTCAAGAAAATGACACGATTATTTTCAACCTGCCCTACCGAGTTCACTTGTTCCACAACATCTCGAACGTAGCCGTCTACTCACTGATCTACACTCTTCAAGCTCCATTAGTCTTGATTGCCACCTTTGGCTACACGGGCTCCGATTGCCTTATGGTGACGCTTACGCTTCATGTTTGTGGCGAACTATCCGTTCTTGCCAATCGGGTGGAAAACTTGAACTGCGATACTCAAGGATGTAAGGAAAACATAAGAGCTGTTGTCAGCAAGCACGTTCACTTAATTAG GATGGCAAGGTCGCTGGAAGACGCCTTCAATACCGTTCTTCTAGGGCAACTGTTTGGTGGCACCTTTCTGATATGCTTTCTTGGATACAGCGTACTCGCG AACACAACCGAAGGCCAGGAGACGGACTTacttaatttttcactttacggCTTCTCGGTGGTCGTATTACTCTTCGTTTATTGTTACATCGGCGATTGTCTCACGAACGAG AACGTTAAATTACGGAATGCATTTTTCAACTGCCGGTGGTACAACCTACCGACAAAAGAGTCGATGATGTTTGTTACATGCATCATTCAGTCCCAAAAGCCGCTCCACCTAACCGCTGGAAAATTCTACGTGTTTTCCTTGTCAAGATTTTCCGAC GTAATAAGAAGTTCGGTGGCTTACCTGTCGGTGTTACGGAATCTCATGTGA
- the LOC107225582 gene encoding S-phase kinase-associated protein 1-like, which translates to IANCSVTIKTMLEELGLDEDEDAIVPLPNVNSAILRKVIQWVTHHKDDPPPPEDDENKEKRTDDISSWNADFLKVHQGTLFELISTAHYLDIKKLLDVSCMTVVNMIKGKTPDEIKK; encoded by the coding sequence ATTGCGAACTGTTCAGTCACGATAAAAACCATGCTGGAGGAGTTGGGATTGGATGAAGATGAGGATGCAATTGTTCCCCTACCAAATGTTAACTCTGCTATCCTGAGAAAGGTCATTCAATGGGTCACGCATCACAAAGATGATCCTCCACCACCTGAAGATGATGAAAACAAGGAGAAGCGAACTGACGACATCAGCTCTTGGAATGCTGATTTTTTGAAGGTTCATCAAGGAACCTTGTTCGAACTGATTTCGACAGCACATTACTTGGACATCAAAAAACTTCTAGATGTATCGTGCATGACTGTGGTAAACATGATAAAGGGAAAAACACCagatgaaataaagaaatag
- the LOC107222786 gene encoding uncharacterized protein LOC107222786 isoform X2 has translation MDQVTSPAKMEASRAVQLLGWMKTILSVVGLWPLEINDRRFAFSMICMVVHISSEYADLFHFIGSLEHVVSNLTETITYMVATSQLALLRINSRQFREVIYEVQDNFQRESHLTSEERRIFSKYYSKTRLIIQLTVLGELTTAFIYYFAPITNILVTINRNGTTELDLPYHSRTFYDLSNIHLYVLTYAAQLPFTVVMSVGLIGPDCLIVFLTLHVCARLSSLVERINNIRTNRQVCCQEIKEFVRGHIRLIWMAKTLGKASSVLLLTQLFGGMLLICILSYHVLLSDRVHESLSECRWYEMSTEHAKWMVICMARAQQPLVMTAGKFYTFSLGSFTEIIKTSMAYLSVLRNLI, from the exons ATGGATCAAGTTACCTCACCGGCAAAG ATGGAAGCGTCCCGAGCCGTTCAACTTCTCGGCTGGATGAAAACTATACTGTCAGTGGTGGGCCTTTGGCCGCTTGAAATCAACGATAGGCGGTTTGCCTTCAGCATGATCTGCATGGTTGTTCACATAAGTTCGGAATACGCCGACTTGTTCCATTTCATCGGCAGCCTTGAACACGTCGTTTCGAACCTCACGGAGACGATAACATACATGGTGGCCACGTCTCAACTGGCACTTCTACGTATAAACAGTCGGCAATTCAGAGAAGTGATTTACGAGGTTCAAGACAACTTTCAGAGGGAGAGTCACCTGACCTCTGAAgagagaagaattttttcgaaatactACAGTAAGACTAGGCTGATCATTCAGCTGACGGTACTGGGGGAACTTACAACCGCTTTCATCTACTACTTCGCACCCATCACTAACATTTTGGTCACAA TAAATAGGAATGGTACAACGGAATTGGACCTGCCGTATCACTCGCGTACATTCTACGACCTGTCGAACATCCATTTATACGTGTTGACGTATGCTGCTCAGCTTCCCTTCACCGTTGTCATGTCTGTGGGGCTGATCGGTCCCGACTGTCTGATCGTATTCCTGACGCTCCATGTCTGCGCCCGCTTGTCAAGCTTGGTGGAACGCATCAACAACATTCGTACGAACCGTCAAGTATGTTGTCAGGAAATAAAGGAGTTTGTCAGGGGGCACATTCGACTGATATG GATGGCGAAGACTTTGGGGAAGGCCTCCAGCGTTCTCTTATTGACACAACTCTTCGGAGGAATGCTTCTCATATGTATCCTGTCCTACCACGTTTTATTG AGTGACAGAGTACATGAATCGCTCAGCGAGTGTCGATGGTACGAAATGTCAACCGAGCATGCCAAATGGATGGTAATATGCATGGCCAGAGCACAGCAGCCACTTGTAATGACAGCTGGGAAATTTTACACATTCTCTTTGGGCAGTTTTACCGAA ATAATCAAAACATCAATGGCATATCTGTCAGTGTTGAGGAATCTCATCTGA
- the LOC107222786 gene encoding odorant receptor 4-like isoform X1 has translation MDQVTSPAKMEASRAVQLLGWMKTILSVVGLWPLEINDRRFAFSMICMVVHISSEYADLFHFIGSLEHVVSNLTETITYMVATSQLALLRINSRQFREVIYEVQDNFQRESHLTSEERRIFSKYYSKTRLIIQLTVLGELTTAFIYYFAPITNILVTINRNGTTELDLPYHSRTFYDLSNIHLYVLTYAAQLPFTVVMSVGLIGPDCLIVFLTLHVCARLSSLVERINNIRTNRQVCCQEIKEFVRGHIRLIWMAKTLGKASSVLLLTQLFGGMLLICILSYHVLLSAEEGQKSNFVTFTLYVVSVTFFILINCYVGESLIQESDRVHESLSECRWYEMSTEHAKWMVICMARAQQPLVMTAGKFYTFSLGSFTEIIKTSMAYLSVLRNLI, from the exons ATGGATCAAGTTACCTCACCGGCAAAG ATGGAAGCGTCCCGAGCCGTTCAACTTCTCGGCTGGATGAAAACTATACTGTCAGTGGTGGGCCTTTGGCCGCTTGAAATCAACGATAGGCGGTTTGCCTTCAGCATGATCTGCATGGTTGTTCACATAAGTTCGGAATACGCCGACTTGTTCCATTTCATCGGCAGCCTTGAACACGTCGTTTCGAACCTCACGGAGACGATAACATACATGGTGGCCACGTCTCAACTGGCACTTCTACGTATAAACAGTCGGCAATTCAGAGAAGTGATTTACGAGGTTCAAGACAACTTTCAGAGGGAGAGTCACCTGACCTCTGAAgagagaagaattttttcgaaatactACAGTAAGACTAGGCTGATCATTCAGCTGACGGTACTGGGGGAACTTACAACCGCTTTCATCTACTACTTCGCACCCATCACTAACATTTTGGTCACAA TAAATAGGAATGGTACAACGGAATTGGACCTGCCGTATCACTCGCGTACATTCTACGACCTGTCGAACATCCATTTATACGTGTTGACGTATGCTGCTCAGCTTCCCTTCACCGTTGTCATGTCTGTGGGGCTGATCGGTCCCGACTGTCTGATCGTATTCCTGACGCTCCATGTCTGCGCCCGCTTGTCAAGCTTGGTGGAACGCATCAACAACATTCGTACGAACCGTCAAGTATGTTGTCAGGAAATAAAGGAGTTTGTCAGGGGGCACATTCGACTGATATG GATGGCGAAGACTTTGGGGAAGGCCTCCAGCGTTCTCTTATTGACACAACTCTTCGGAGGAATGCTTCTCATATGTATCCTGTCCTACCACGTTTTATTG AGTGCCGAGGAAGgacaaaaatcaaattttgtcaCTTTTACGCTGTACGTAGTGAGTGTGACTTTCTTCATATTGATCAACTGCTACGTCGGCGAGAGTCTTATTCAAGAG AGTGACAGAGTACATGAATCGCTCAGCGAGTGTCGATGGTACGAAATGTCAACCGAGCATGCCAAATGGATGGTAATATGCATGGCCAGAGCACAGCAGCCACTTGTAATGACAGCTGGGAAATTTTACACATTCTCTTTGGGCAGTTTTACCGAA ATAATCAAAACATCAATGGCATATCTGTCAGTGTTGAGGAATCTCATCTGA